A DNA window from Bradyrhizobium sp. CCBAU 53421 contains the following coding sequences:
- a CDS encoding Maf-like protein, with product MLGRPKFVLASGSPRRLALLNQAGIEPDALRPADVDETPRRGELPRACANRLARAKADAALKSVQLDDDLRGSFIISADTVVAVGRRILPKANLVDEAAQCLRLLSGRNHRVYTAICVVTPREAFRQRLVETRVRFKRLSEDDIQAYIGSGEWRGKAGGYAVQGIAGSFVVKMVGSYTNVVGLPLYETVTLLGGEGFPIRHGWLNAVAV from the coding sequence ATGCTAGGCCGTCCCAAATTCGTTCTTGCTTCCGGTTCGCCGCGGCGGCTGGCCCTGCTCAACCAGGCCGGCATCGAGCCCGACGCGCTGCGCCCGGCCGATGTCGACGAGACCCCGCGGCGGGGCGAGTTGCCGCGCGCCTGCGCCAATCGCCTGGCGCGCGCGAAGGCGGATGCGGCGCTGAAGTCGGTGCAGCTCGACGACGATCTGCGCGGCTCCTTCATCATTTCCGCCGACACCGTGGTCGCGGTCGGCCGCCGCATCCTGCCCAAGGCCAATCTGGTCGACGAGGCCGCGCAATGCCTGCGGCTGCTGTCGGGCCGCAATCATCGCGTCTACACCGCGATCTGCGTGGTGACGCCGCGCGAGGCGTTCCGCCAGCGCCTGGTCGAGACCCGCGTGCGCTTCAAGCGGCTCAGCGAGGACGACATCCAGGCCTATATCGGCTCCGGCGAATGGCGCGGCAAGGCAGGCGGCTACGCGGTGCAGGGCATCGCCGGATCCTTCGTGGTCAAGATGGTCGGCTCCTACACCAATGTGGTCGGCCTGCCGCTCTACGAGACCGTGACCTTGCTCGGCGGTGAGGGCTTTCCGATCCGCCACGGCTGGCTCAACGCCGTCGCGGTGTGA
- the yacG gene encoding DNA gyrase inhibitor YacG, with translation MTDQARTPKATPSATPRACPICGKPVEHAFRPFCSPRCRDVDLNRWLTGRYVVPGREDDAEDPE, from the coding sequence ATGACCGACCAAGCCCGAACGCCCAAGGCCACACCCTCTGCCACCCCGCGCGCCTGCCCGATCTGCGGCAAGCCCGTCGAGCACGCCTTCCGCCCGTTCTGCTCGCCGCGCTGCCGCGACGTCGACCTCAACCGCTGGCTGACCGGCCGCTATGTCGTTCCCGGCCGCGAGGACGACGCGGAGGACCCGGAATAG
- a CDS encoding epimerase, which translates to MKVILFGATGMVGQGVLRECLLDPGVERVLAVGRSPTGQRDARLVELTCDNFTDYSAIEPQLTGYDACFFCLGVSSIGMDEARYRRLTYDITLAAATVLARLNPGMVFSYVSGRSTDSTEQGPLMWARVKGKTENDLLKLPFKAAYMFRPAGIQPLHGVRSKTGWVQAIYVATAPLLSFLVRVAPSYMTTSEQLGRAMLKVARDGYPRPVLESEDINSL; encoded by the coding sequence ATGAAGGTCATTCTGTTTGGCGCGACCGGCATGGTCGGGCAGGGCGTGCTGCGCGAATGCCTGCTCGATCCCGGCGTCGAGCGTGTGCTCGCGGTTGGGCGCAGCCCGACTGGGCAGCGCGACGCCAGGCTGGTCGAGCTGACCTGCGACAATTTCACCGATTACAGCGCGATCGAGCCGCAGCTCACTGGCTACGACGCCTGCTTCTTCTGCCTCGGCGTGTCCTCGATCGGCATGGACGAGGCGCGCTACCGGCGTCTCACCTACGACATCACGCTGGCTGCGGCGACGGTGCTGGCGCGGCTCAATCCGGGCATGGTGTTCAGCTATGTCAGCGGACGCAGCACCGATTCCACCGAGCAGGGCCCGCTGATGTGGGCACGGGTGAAGGGCAAGACCGAGAACGACCTGCTCAAGTTGCCGTTCAAGGCCGCCTATATGTTCCGGCCGGCCGGGATCCAGCCGCTGCACGGGGTCCGCTCCAAGACCGGTTGGGTGCAGGCGATCTATGTCGCGACCGCGCCGCTGCTGTCGTTCCTGGTTCGCGTTGCCCCGAGCTACATGACGACATCGGAACAGCTCGGCCGCGCCATGCTCAAGGTGGCCCGCGACGGTTACCCGAGGCCGGTGCTGGAGAGCGAGGACATCAACAGCCTCTGA
- a CDS encoding DUF2948 family protein: protein MSPPAPLKLIALDADDLAVISAHVQDARVQPADIVWRQDEKRLVVGLNRLDWEQTLSGGTCSRRLIAALRFDRVLACKSRNIDLEAPEATLELLGIEFHASDPPSGSALLMFGEGAALRLDVECLECELTDLGEDDLGVAPG from the coding sequence ATGTCCCCACCCGCACCGCTGAAACTGATCGCCCTCGATGCCGATGACCTCGCGGTGATCTCCGCCCATGTCCAGGACGCCCGCGTCCAGCCCGCCGACATCGTCTGGCGGCAGGACGAGAAGCGCCTCGTGGTCGGCCTGAACCGGCTGGACTGGGAGCAGACCCTGTCGGGCGGCACCTGCTCACGCCGGCTGATCGCCGCGCTCCGGTTCGACCGGGTGCTGGCATGCAAGTCGCGCAATATCGACCTGGAGGCCCCGGAAGCCACCCTGGAACTGCTCGGGATCGAATTCCACGCCTCCGACCCGCCGAGCGGCAGCGCGCTCCTGATGTTCGGCGAGGGGGCGGCGCTGCGGCTGGATGTCGAGTGCCTGGAGTGCGAATTGACCGATCTCGGAGAAGACGACCTCGGGGTGGCTCCGGGGTAA
- the hisD gene encoding histidinol dehydrogenase encodes MPVRLDRQNADFEQRFREFLAAKREVSADVERATRAIVDDVAARGDAALLEATKKFDRLDLDAAGLRVTAAEIDAAVAACDPKTVEALKFARDRIETFHRRQLPKDERFTDAAGVELGWRWSAVDAVGLYVPGGTAAYPSSVLMNAVPARVAGVPRVVMVVPAPDGKLNPLVLAAAHLGGVSEIYRVGGAQAVAALAYGTATIAPVAKIVGPGNAYVAAAKRLVFGKVGIDMIAGPSEVLVIADDTGNADWIAADLLAQAEHDVSAQSILITDSPRLAADVERAVGAQLATLPRAAIARASWDDFGAVIMVAKLDDAVELANAIAAEHLEIMTADAEGLSKKVRNAGAIFLGPHTPEAIGDYVGGSNHVLPTARSARFSSGLGVLDFMKRTSILRCGPDQLRALGPAAMTLGQAEGLDAHSRSVGLRLNLS; translated from the coding sequence ATGCCCGTTCGCCTGGACCGACAGAACGCCGATTTCGAGCAGCGTTTCCGCGAATTCCTGGCGGCCAAGCGCGAGGTCTCGGCCGACGTCGAGCGCGCCACCCGCGCCATCGTCGATGACGTGGCAGCCCGCGGCGATGCTGCGCTGCTCGAGGCCACCAAGAAGTTCGACCGGCTCGATCTCGACGCCGCCGGCCTGCGCGTCACCGCCGCCGAGATCGACGCCGCGGTTGCGGCCTGCGACCCCAAGACGGTCGAGGCGCTGAAATTCGCGCGCGACCGGATCGAGACCTTTCATCGCCGCCAGCTGCCGAAGGACGAGCGCTTCACCGATGCCGCCGGCGTCGAGCTCGGCTGGCGCTGGAGCGCGGTCGATGCGGTCGGGCTTTATGTGCCCGGCGGAACCGCGGCCTATCCGTCCTCGGTGCTGATGAACGCGGTGCCGGCCAGGGTCGCCGGCGTGCCGCGGGTCGTCATGGTGGTGCCGGCGCCGGATGGCAAGCTCAATCCGCTGGTGCTCGCGGCAGCCCATCTCGGCGGCGTCTCGGAAATCTACCGCGTCGGCGGCGCCCAGGCCGTGGCCGCTTTGGCTTACGGCACGGCAACGATCGCGCCAGTGGCAAAGATCGTCGGCCCCGGCAACGCCTATGTCGCGGCGGCCAAGCGGCTGGTGTTCGGCAAGGTCGGCATCGACATGATCGCCGGCCCCTCCGAGGTGCTGGTCATCGCCGACGACACCGGCAATGCCGACTGGATCGCGGCCGATCTGCTGGCGCAGGCCGAGCATGACGTCAGCGCGCAGTCGATCCTGATCACCGACAGCCCGCGGCTCGCCGCCGATGTCGAGCGCGCGGTCGGGGCGCAGCTCGCGACGCTGCCGCGTGCGGCGATTGCGCGCGCCTCGTGGGATGATTTCGGTGCGGTGATCATGGTGGCAAAGCTCGACGACGCGGTCGAGCTCGCCAATGCGATCGCGGCCGAGCATCTGGAGATCATGACCGCCGACGCCGAGGGCCTGTCGAAGAAGGTCCGCAACGCCGGGGCGATCTTCCTCGGGCCCCATACCCCGGAGGCGATCGGCGACTATGTCGGCGGCTCCAACCACGTGCTGCCGACCGCGCGCTCGGCGCGGTTCTCGTCCGGTCTCGGGGTGCTTGACTTCATGAAGCGAACCTCGATCCTGCGGTGCGGGCCGGATCAGCTTCGTGCGCTCGGGCCCGCCGCGATGACGCTCGGCCAGGCCGAAGGTCTCGATGCCCATTCACGTTCCGTCGGATTGCGCCTCAACCTCTCATGA
- a CDS encoding low molecular weight phosphatase family protein, with product MEAPRARTPQAVLFACGHNAVRSPMAESLLQQMFPQGVYVRSAGVKKGELDPFAVAVMAEFGQDISGHKPQTFEELEDWEGLNFDLIITLSPEAHHKALDLTRTLATDVEYWPTQDPTGTSGNREQKLAAYREVCDGLLLRIRRRFTKAGAANL from the coding sequence ATGGAAGCGCCGCGCGCGCGCACTCCTCAGGCCGTGCTGTTCGCATGCGGCCACAACGCCGTGCGCTCGCCGATGGCCGAAAGCCTGCTGCAGCAGATGTTCCCGCAGGGCGTTTATGTCCGTTCCGCCGGCGTGAAGAAGGGCGAGCTCGATCCGTTCGCGGTCGCCGTGATGGCCGAGTTCGGCCAGGACATTTCCGGCCACAAGCCGCAGACCTTCGAGGAACTCGAGGATTGGGAGGGGCTGAACTTCGACCTCATCATCACGCTGTCGCCCGAGGCGCACCACAAGGCGCTGGATCTGACCCGGACGCTCGCCACCGATGTCGAATACTGGCCGACCCAAGATCCGACCGGCACCAGCGGTAATCGCGAGCAGAAGCTTGCCGCCTATCGCGAGGTCTGCGACGGCCTGTTGCTGCGCATCCGCCGCCGCTTCACCAAAGCCGGTGCGGCGAATTTGTGA
- a CDS encoding UPF0262 family protein, translating into MNKPPDDEDSNNRIVAVTLDEESIGRSGPDIEHERAIAIYDLVEQNLFAPEGAAGPGPYTLHIAITGNRLMFDIRKEDGAPVVAHLLSLTPFRRVVKDYFMICDSYYQAIRTATPDKIEAIDMGRRGIHDEGSRTLQERLKGKVRVDFETARRLFTLITVLHWKGEGA; encoded by the coding sequence ATGAACAAGCCACCGGACGACGAGGATTCCAACAATCGCATCGTCGCGGTGACGCTCGACGAGGAATCGATCGGCCGTTCCGGGCCCGACATCGAGCATGAGCGGGCGATCGCCATCTACGATCTGGTCGAGCAGAACCTGTTCGCGCCCGAAGGCGCCGCCGGGCCGGGACCCTACACCCTGCATATCGCGATCACCGGCAACCGGCTGATGTTCGATATCCGGAAGGAGGACGGCGCGCCTGTCGTGGCGCATCTGTTGTCGCTGACGCCGTTCCGCCGTGTCGTGAAGGACTACTTCATGATCTGCGACAGTTACTATCAGGCGATCCGGACCGCGACACCGGACAAGATCGAGGCCATCGACATGGGCCGCCGCGGCATCCATGACGAGGGCTCGCGCACGCTGCAAGAGCGGCTCAAGGGCAAGGTGCGCGTCGATTTCGAGACCGCGCGGCGGCTGTTCACGCTGATCACGGTGCTGCACTGGAAGGGTGAGGGCGCATGA